One window from the genome of Streptomyces sp. NBC_01476 encodes:
- a CDS encoding transposase: protein MPAPRKYPLELRERAVRMYRAAEPKPVIRRMAEDLGVHHEALRNWIRQAEADAGEREDVLTTAEREELAALRRENAQLKRANEVLRTASAFFAAQLDPTRPR from the coding sequence ATGCCTGCCCCGAGGAAGTACCCGCTGGAGTTGCGTGAGCGTGCGGTGCGGATGTACCGGGCGGCCGAGCCGAAGCCGGTGATCCGCCGCATGGCCGAGGATCTCGGTGTCCACCACGAGGCCCTGCGCAACTGGATCCGCCAGGCCGAGGCCGACGCCGGCGAACGGGAGGACGTGTTGACCACTGCCGAGCGCGAGGAGTTGGCCGCCCTGCGCAGGGAGAATGCCCAGCTCAAGCGGGCGAACGAGGTCCTGCGGACAGCCTCGGCTTTTTTCGCGGCCCAGCTCGACCCGACCCGGCCCAGGTGA
- a CDS encoding IS3 family transposase, with amino-acid sequence MTALLDEHAHLGVEPVLRELHIPSSTYYRWRQAEKEPCERRRQDTELTGRIRQVHEESGGVYGSPRVHAVLKRGGVHVGRKRVERLMREAGLVGISPRRGKGFTRRDPDADLAPDLVQRDFTAPAPNRLWVTDLTMISTGEGPLWLSAIRDVFSRRVVAWETSARADADLVLSSLEYALASREVAPGELVHHADHGCQYTSIKLTTRLVRAGIRASMGSVGDSFDNALAENLWMIIKTECIRGRVFATRAEANLALFEYIDGFYNPRRIQKRLGYLSPIEFEEKRYADQAAAEPVNLKPRQPALTS; translated from the coding sequence GTGACCGCGCTCCTCGATGAGCACGCGCACCTGGGGGTCGAGCCCGTACTCCGGGAACTGCACATCCCCTCGTCCACCTATTACCGCTGGCGCCAGGCAGAAAAGGAGCCGTGTGAACGGCGCCGTCAGGACACGGAGCTGACCGGCCGGATCCGGCAGGTCCATGAGGAATCCGGCGGGGTCTACGGCTCGCCCCGTGTCCATGCCGTCTTGAAGCGCGGTGGAGTGCACGTCGGCCGCAAACGGGTCGAGCGCCTCATGCGCGAGGCCGGTCTCGTCGGCATCAGCCCCCGCCGCGGCAAGGGGTTCACCCGCCGCGATCCGGACGCCGATCTCGCCCCTGACCTCGTGCAACGCGACTTCACCGCGCCCGCGCCGAACCGGTTGTGGGTCACCGACCTCACCATGATCTCCACCGGGGAGGGGCCTTTGTGGCTGTCGGCGATCCGCGACGTGTTCTCCCGCCGCGTCGTGGCATGGGAGACCTCCGCCCGCGCGGACGCGGACCTGGTCCTGTCCTCGTTGGAGTATGCCCTGGCCAGCCGTGAGGTCGCCCCGGGCGAACTGGTCCACCATGCCGATCACGGCTGTCAATATACGAGTATCAAGCTGACGACGCGGCTGGTCAGAGCGGGTATCCGGGCGTCCATGGGCTCCGTCGGGGACTCCTTCGACAACGCCCTGGCGGAGAACCTGTGGATGATCATTAAGACCGAGTGCATCCGCGGCCGCGTCTTCGCGACCAGGGCCGAAGCCAATCTGGCGCTCTTCGAGTACATCGACGGCTTCTACAACCCCCGACGCATCCAAAAACGCCTCGGCTACCTCAGCCCGATCGAGTTCGAGGAGAAGCGCTACGCCGACCAGGCAGCGGCCGAACCGGTGAACCTGAAACCACGTCAACCCGCCCTGACCAGCTAG
- a CDS encoding ATP-binding protein → MTSTVELLRGMLGENAYRALETLAATTVPLSGRKVATALGVSPTTATAALDKLREAGLAASSQVGRSQQWHLNTDSDTLRTWLEQTRASAADTATPTGMSPYATGGGGVTFERKVAVQYLAHLLLGDGADELGDSRSVVSVAFQKAPEHAVDDLVLHAARADEPEPSLVLAVAVRRAPDLVQSNELSRKLIRTFVQEVVDAPSDGPEHRAALVVAGRQEHAEQLAVLAAEATVQKDAPNFFGLLRTHRKFHVDVRARLTHIEKLVELALAALGATDPSPQLVEQRTWQLLSRLTVLMPRLETPDELDWAPVTNSLIRVARGTDLYGATRLRERLVALADDYSPKAATVDLSLLRRDAHQVLDSAVRRHRRGWRMLGHLHERALTWVRDEITTEDRSRTVHLDRSDAAHQLLQLVESQATAVVVHGESGVGKSALVVRTLTDAAQDPDRLQVACINLRHLPVTTVEAESVLGTSLAALLKELSAPRRILVIDGADALAEGRLETLLYLIDAAIQAEVKIVAITANDAQQIVHDTISDRCAGEVAGFEVPLLTDAQVTEAVAVFEELSALAADPRSRELLRRPVVVDLLVRGGVKATPLSDADAMQQAWSGLVLRPGRPERGTPDARNVALLRLAALELGKGDALDVVGAIDPTALAGLRQDGLLRTETDAPFAIGPQFAHDEVRRYAIARLFLSAPHPTAVLVDAGVPRWALGAARLACQARLAAPDSQRAPARGRFARLQQAFDDLVAAGHGERWGDVPGEALLTLGAPDPVLREAWPVLRAEPDAGLRRLIRLVDQRLHDEAGLVRIVAVEPLIALLLDEEEPWREGKHVQGILRDWLHAVILANIPAGYPLRIRLHDRLLAACGAADRQLKDEQAARPPRKAQGEDDFARQPLLRLTGNGRRRARRRARAEIPREISDKLMVELLALLGPDLGEDGEAVLRRVARDAPAWAGPAVEEVLTGRALATYRRGFLAELTEAYYLNDDEDGSGFHEDGIRHHTAHGVGVAPLAAWYRGPFMALFQTDFRTGVAVLNRLLNHAALARARTLAGLGQYGAPSTDHDVSAYRTQLDVAGARRTYVGDPHVWLWYRGTGVGPYPCMSALQALERVCDRMVEADISVAAMVAVLLEDCENLAMVGFVVGLLIRHLEHDDRLLDRYFAEPMVWKLEFTRTVHESSGLRAAADDLTAPERRSWSLRETAMATVLRADDQRAQELRLVGQELVATARRLAMGDLGETSEERVQELLHPVRAWASALDRDTYQAQHVEGGLQIQVNPPDDVVEALQAKNTDLARVHEALRLSVRYYVHPRTGKAEDLSADDLAGDLAAARELIDSSSSDSDDRWEAPAAVAAAALTAHLVNGVDLPTDDLRFAAQTLLRIGEGAVSPHPFDSEEAYYEQGADRTAARALPLLLLPAAATLRAHVDGSDGSTAYRQAAAAASKLARGLANEVRVHLARGLDPVWQATCTAGDSTCHHATALQLAVETMRDCVLGTWDPQTGRRAIVTLDDPVSDALAEAAADSILVDRLDGAIRALGPAAAASICISAQAGELLTVLLATHRRALLASERDMDHRGTHALIAARAVLTVAGTGQDAPVFQHIDAYADHPTLLGSFLSALSSAAEESADRAATARSMWPTVIAHVIALEASGHTPFIGRNEYNSALAALLPNPAAEIAYLYREVHDQPIVWWEPLAWQDTVAQWLPHAQGHATCVDQLVGFLKPLPADDQARVGLQWVADLVLAHPSQVANRTFLLTSWLIELRQAVADAGMTTDWQRVVDALVVAGVSRLAPYSE, encoded by the coding sequence GTGACCTCAACTGTCGAGTTGCTGCGGGGCATGCTGGGCGAGAACGCATACCGCGCCCTGGAAACGCTGGCCGCCACGACCGTGCCCCTGTCAGGCCGGAAGGTGGCAACGGCCCTGGGGGTGTCCCCGACCACGGCAACGGCGGCGCTGGACAAGCTCCGAGAGGCCGGGCTCGCCGCCTCGAGTCAGGTCGGGCGTTCCCAGCAGTGGCATCTCAACACCGACAGCGACACGCTGCGCACATGGCTGGAGCAGACCCGGGCGAGCGCCGCCGACACTGCGACGCCTACCGGTATGAGCCCGTACGCGACCGGCGGCGGTGGCGTCACTTTCGAGCGCAAGGTCGCTGTGCAGTACCTTGCCCATCTGCTTCTTGGCGACGGCGCCGATGAGTTGGGCGACAGCCGGTCAGTTGTCAGTGTGGCCTTCCAGAAAGCACCAGAGCACGCGGTCGACGACCTTGTCCTCCATGCCGCCCGCGCCGATGAGCCGGAGCCGTCCCTGGTGCTCGCCGTCGCTGTGCGCCGCGCACCCGACCTCGTGCAGAGCAACGAGTTGAGCAGAAAGCTCATCCGCACCTTTGTTCAGGAAGTCGTCGACGCGCCCAGCGACGGGCCTGAACACCGAGCGGCACTGGTCGTCGCAGGCCGGCAGGAGCACGCGGAGCAACTGGCAGTACTTGCAGCCGAGGCCACCGTGCAAAAGGACGCGCCCAACTTCTTCGGCCTCCTGCGCACGCACCGGAAATTCCACGTTGACGTCCGGGCACGCCTTACCCACATCGAAAAGCTCGTCGAACTCGCTCTGGCTGCACTCGGGGCCACCGATCCCAGCCCGCAGCTTGTTGAGCAGCGCACCTGGCAGCTGCTGTCACGGCTGACCGTGCTCATGCCCAGACTCGAGACCCCGGACGAACTGGACTGGGCCCCCGTAACGAACTCACTCATCCGCGTTGCCCGCGGCACCGACCTCTACGGGGCCACGCGACTGCGGGAGCGGCTCGTCGCTCTGGCCGACGACTACTCGCCCAAGGCCGCCACCGTCGACCTGAGTCTTCTGCGGCGCGACGCCCACCAGGTCCTCGACTCGGCCGTGCGCCGTCACCGGCGAGGATGGCGGATGCTCGGCCACCTCCACGAACGCGCGCTCACGTGGGTGCGCGACGAGATCACCACCGAGGACCGCAGCCGCACGGTGCACCTTGACCGTAGCGATGCGGCACACCAGCTGCTTCAGCTGGTGGAGTCCCAGGCGACTGCGGTCGTCGTGCACGGCGAATCCGGCGTGGGCAAGAGCGCCCTGGTCGTCCGTACGCTCACCGACGCTGCACAAGACCCCGACCGCCTGCAGGTGGCGTGTATCAACCTGCGGCATCTCCCCGTCACCACCGTGGAAGCGGAGTCTGTACTTGGTACCTCGCTGGCAGCGCTCCTCAAGGAGCTGAGCGCCCCTCGGCGGATCCTTGTCATCGACGGGGCGGACGCGCTCGCTGAGGGCAGGCTGGAAACCCTCCTCTACCTCATCGACGCCGCCATCCAGGCCGAGGTCAAAATCGTCGCCATCACCGCGAACGACGCCCAGCAAATCGTCCACGACACCATCAGTGACCGCTGTGCCGGGGAGGTAGCCGGCTTCGAGGTCCCGTTGCTGACCGATGCCCAGGTGACCGAAGCTGTCGCGGTCTTCGAAGAGTTGTCGGCCCTCGCGGCCGACCCGCGGTCACGGGAGCTGCTGCGACGGCCCGTCGTGGTGGACCTGCTGGTACGAGGGGGCGTGAAGGCCACGCCCCTCAGCGACGCCGACGCCATGCAGCAGGCGTGGTCGGGACTGGTACTCCGCCCAGGACGCCCTGAACGCGGGACCCCGGACGCCCGGAACGTCGCGCTTCTGCGTCTGGCCGCTCTGGAACTCGGCAAGGGAGATGCCCTGGATGTCGTGGGAGCGATCGATCCCACGGCTCTTGCCGGACTGCGCCAGGACGGTCTGCTGCGCACAGAGACCGACGCCCCGTTCGCTATCGGCCCGCAGTTCGCACACGACGAGGTGCGCCGGTATGCGATCGCCCGGCTCTTCTTGTCGGCTCCCCACCCCACGGCGGTATTGGTCGACGCCGGCGTGCCGCGCTGGGCGCTGGGTGCCGCACGGCTTGCGTGCCAGGCACGCCTTGCCGCCCCCGACAGCCAGAGGGCGCCTGCGCGCGGCAGGTTCGCCCGCTTGCAGCAGGCCTTTGACGATCTGGTCGCGGCAGGTCACGGGGAGCGCTGGGGAGACGTGCCCGGTGAAGCGCTCCTGACGCTCGGAGCGCCCGACCCGGTGCTGCGCGAGGCATGGCCTGTGCTGCGTGCTGAACCGGACGCCGGCCTGCGGCGACTGATTCGTCTGGTGGACCAGCGGTTGCACGACGAAGCGGGGCTGGTGCGGATCGTGGCAGTCGAACCGCTCATCGCCCTGCTGCTCGACGAGGAGGAGCCCTGGCGGGAAGGTAAGCACGTTCAAGGCATCCTGCGCGACTGGCTCCACGCGGTCATCCTCGCGAATATCCCCGCCGGTTATCCGCTGCGGATCAGGCTGCACGACCGTCTACTCGCTGCCTGCGGCGCAGCCGATCGCCAGCTGAAGGACGAGCAGGCGGCACGGCCGCCGCGCAAAGCCCAAGGCGAAGACGACTTCGCGCGGCAGCCGCTGCTGCGCTTGACAGGAAACGGGCGCCGGCGTGCCCGCCGTCGTGCGCGCGCCGAGATCCCCCGCGAGATCTCCGACAAACTCATGGTTGAGCTGCTGGCCTTGCTCGGACCGGATCTCGGTGAGGACGGCGAGGCGGTCCTGCGCCGGGTAGCGAGGGACGCACCGGCATGGGCCGGCCCCGCCGTCGAAGAGGTGCTGACCGGCCGGGCACTGGCAACCTACCGGCGTGGTTTCCTGGCCGAGCTGACCGAGGCCTACTACCTCAACGACGACGAAGACGGGTCAGGGTTCCACGAGGACGGCATCCGCCATCACACCGCTCACGGGGTCGGAGTGGCCCCTCTTGCGGCCTGGTACCGCGGCCCGTTCATGGCGCTGTTCCAGACGGACTTCCGCACCGGCGTCGCGGTGCTGAACCGCTTGCTCAACCACGCCGCGCTGGCGCGCGCCCGCACCCTGGCAGGCCTCGGCCAGTACGGCGCCCCGTCCACGGATCACGACGTCAGCGCCTACCGGACACAACTCGACGTCGCAGGGGCTCGCCGTACCTACGTCGGAGACCCGCACGTGTGGCTCTGGTACCGCGGAACCGGTGTCGGCCCCTATCCCTGCATGAGCGCACTCCAAGCGCTGGAGCGGGTGTGCGACCGCATGGTCGAGGCTGACATTTCCGTGGCCGCCATGGTTGCCGTCCTGCTCGAGGACTGCGAGAACCTTGCGATGGTCGGCTTCGTCGTCGGCCTGCTCATCCGCCATCTCGAACACGACGACCGTCTGCTGGACCGCTATTTTGCCGAACCGATGGTGTGGAAGCTGGAGTTCACACGCACGGTCCACGAATCGAGCGGGCTGAGGGCGGCCGCCGACGATCTGACCGCTCCTGAGCGCCGGAGCTGGTCGCTGCGGGAAACGGCCATGGCGACGGTGCTGCGTGCTGACGACCAGCGCGCGCAGGAGCTGCGGCTGGTTGGGCAGGAGCTTGTCGCAACGGCCCGGCGGCTGGCCATGGGGGACCTCGGCGAGACCAGTGAGGAAAGGGTCCAGGAACTGCTTCACCCTGTACGCGCCTGGGCCAGTGCCCTGGACCGCGACACTTACCAGGCGCAGCACGTGGAAGGGGGCCTGCAGATCCAGGTCAACCCCCCTGACGACGTCGTCGAAGCCCTGCAGGCCAAGAACACGGACCTGGCACGCGTCCACGAAGCCTTGCGGCTCAGCGTCCGCTACTACGTCCATCCCAGAACCGGCAAGGCCGAAGATCTCAGTGCTGACGACCTGGCCGGCGATCTGGCAGCAGCCCGGGAACTCATCGACAGCTCGTCCTCCGACTCCGACGACCGGTGGGAAGCGCCCGCCGCGGTCGCCGCGGCGGCACTCACAGCACACCTCGTGAACGGTGTTGACCTGCCCACCGACGACCTGCGCTTCGCCGCCCAGACACTTCTTCGGATCGGGGAGGGAGCGGTCTCACCGCACCCCTTCGACTCTGAGGAGGCCTATTACGAGCAGGGGGCCGACCGCACCGCCGCACGAGCACTCCCGCTGCTCCTTCTGCCTGCCGCCGCCACGCTGCGAGCCCATGTCGACGGCAGCGACGGCTCCACCGCATACCGTCAGGCCGCCGCCGCAGCGAGCAAGCTGGCGCGGGGCCTAGCCAACGAGGTACGCGTGCACCTGGCCCGCGGCCTCGACCCTGTCTGGCAGGCAACCTGCACAGCCGGCGACAGCACCTGCCATCACGCAACAGCCCTCCAACTGGCGGTCGAAACCATGCGCGACTGCGTCCTCGGCACCTGGGACCCGCAGACCGGCCGGCGCGCCATCGTCACCCTCGACGATCCGGTCTCCGACGCACTCGCTGAGGCCGCTGCTGACTCCATCTTGGTGGACCGCCTCGATGGGGCGATCAGGGCCCTCGGCCCAGCCGCGGCGGCATCAATCTGCATCTCCGCCCAGGCTGGCGAACTCCTCACCGTGCTTCTTGCAACGCACCGACGCGCCCTGCTGGCCTCGGAGCGCGACATGGACCATCGCGGCACCCATGCCCTGATCGCGGCGCGGGCGGTGCTCACCGTGGCAGGCACAGGCCAGGACGCACCCGTCTTCCAGCACATCGACGCCTACGCTGACCACCCGACACTCCTCGGCAGCTTCCTGAGTGCACTGTCCTCAGCTGCCGAGGAGTCTGCGGACAGGGCAGCCACCGCACGGAGTATGTGGCCCACCGTGATCGCCCATGTGATCGCCCTGGAAGCCTCCGGGCACACACCCTTCATCGGCAGGAACGAGTACAACTCCGCCCTCGCCGCGCTCCTGCCCAACCCCGCCGCCGAAATCGCCTACCTGTACCGGGAAGTCCACGACCAGCCCATCGTCTGGTGGGAGCCGCTCGCCTGGCAGGACACCGTCGCCCAATGGCTGCCCCACGCCCAGGGTCACGCCACGTGCGTGGACCAGCTCGTCGGCTTCCTCAAGCCCCTGCCAGCGGACGACCAGGCACGCGTCGGCCTTCAGTGGGTGGCGGACCTTGTCCTCGCCCACCCCAGCCAGGTTGCGAACCGGACATTCCTGCTCACGTCATGGCTGATCGAACTTCGCCAGGCTGTCGCCGACGCAGGCATGACCACCGACTGGCAGCGGGTAGTTGACGCACTCGTCGTTGCTGGAGTGTCCCGACTCGCGCCGTACTCCGAGTGA
- a CDS encoding site-specific integrase has protein sequence MAALRLGEQFDTATGLPVTELRARNRITWFEHAVEHVRRKWPRASAKHRAGIAEALATVTIPLIASSTLRQAPAGLRAALYGWAFRMTRGGDGVWVPRRDAEEPPGDVACCLDWIASHSMPLADVARQENLHRALEALARKLDGSEAAENTVRRRRMIFNNALVYAVACDRLEANPLPKADWQLPLVDIEVDFRYVPGPLLARGLISAVGAQGVRGAHLEAFFGCLYYAAVRPAEAAALTHRDCLLPSTREGPHAWGELVLARSHPEAGSGWTDDGHPHDTRGLKRRARNATRTVPIPPHLVRLLRTHIECYGTAPDGRLFRAVRGGRVSSNEYSRTWRVARQHALPPDDVGTPFAQVPYGLRHAGISLWITAGVPPAEVARRAGHSLTVLYRIYAKPLRGHQHHANQLIAAALRDIQE, from the coding sequence ATGGCGGCGCTACGGCTGGGCGAGCAATTCGACACAGCCACGGGGCTGCCGGTCACAGAACTGCGCGCGAGAAACAGGATCACCTGGTTCGAACACGCTGTAGAGCATGTACGGAGGAAGTGGCCGCGCGCCTCGGCCAAGCACCGGGCGGGCATCGCCGAGGCCCTTGCCACCGTGACGATCCCCCTCATCGCGTCATCCACACTGCGTCAGGCCCCGGCGGGCCTGCGCGCGGCGCTGTACGGGTGGGCGTTCCGCATGACTCGGGGCGGAGACGGGGTGTGGGTGCCGCGCAGGGATGCGGAGGAGCCCCCTGGGGACGTGGCGTGCTGCCTGGACTGGATCGCGAGCCACTCGATGCCGCTGGCAGACGTTGCCAGGCAGGAGAACCTGCACCGAGCCCTGGAGGCGCTCGCGCGGAAGCTCGACGGAAGCGAGGCCGCGGAGAACACCGTCCGGCGCAGGAGGATGATTTTCAACAACGCGCTGGTCTACGCGGTCGCTTGCGACCGGCTCGAGGCCAACCCGCTGCCGAAGGCAGACTGGCAACTGCCGTTGGTCGACATTGAGGTCGACTTCCGCTACGTGCCCGGCCCGCTTCTGGCCCGGGGCCTGATCAGTGCCGTAGGGGCGCAAGGGGTGCGTGGCGCGCACCTGGAGGCGTTCTTCGGCTGTCTCTACTACGCTGCCGTGCGGCCGGCCGAAGCCGCTGCGCTCACCCACCGGGACTGCCTGCTGCCCAGTACGCGCGAAGGTCCGCATGCCTGGGGCGAACTCGTCCTGGCCCGCAGCCATCCCGAAGCAGGCTCCGGCTGGACCGACGACGGTCACCCCCACGACACTCGGGGACTCAAACGACGTGCCCGCAACGCCACCCGCACCGTCCCCATCCCGCCTCATCTCGTCCGCCTGCTGCGCACCCACATCGAGTGCTACGGCACTGCACCGGACGGTCGGCTCTTCCGCGCGGTACGAGGCGGTCGCGTGAGTTCCAACGAGTACAGCCGCACCTGGCGTGTCGCCCGCCAACACGCCCTCCCTCCCGACGACGTGGGGACCCCGTTCGCCCAGGTCCCTTACGGCCTGCGCCACGCAGGAATCTCTTTGTGGATCACCGCCGGGGTTCCCCCGGCCGAAGTGGCTCGACGGGCCGGACACAGCCTCACAGTGCTCTACCGCATCTACGCCAAGCCGTTGCGAGGCCACCAACACCATGCCAACCAGCTCATTGCAGCCGCTCTGCGCGACATCCAAGAGTGA
- a CDS encoding DUF2397 family protein yields MTQEEQDFAGAEVVSDARRVVGYLVRPESDEYIAIMDVLEGSVTDLTAAEVTAALSAAGVRLDTRVVETRLNALHALGAVSPRSDHSNARRYVEILARNWRYTASPAGRHVQRFYRQVLAGTATVREIPIASLNRIVTHLESLAASLGEREPVIGGLDRACVDAVGAVFTSHDDLDAALVGAEDALMALADRFDLDEERTGDLKGLLVDYATRVAAELDSGSARAAAALTVLVRWFGPLSQASVDASQARDLIAAGALTASRGGRTEDWEGLRAWFDVRTGRAARFSLRLVRTLPSMHANLRRLHSSAGTASSRTRALSLARAVLTPEVGVQIFQAAVGDHAWRKLYGQADEDEAGRNPSWRGGPQVPVPTLLRTTGRSGPRGRGGAPRDDTAVRARVAAARAQRQAEHSAAVAAVLAAVPGQLLDEAAARVALAALMAAARAGATGPSRTGTSGGLACTLVHTGTTAGTIQAPTWRVLVPDRIPLFHQPGRRPSRTAMEAVAGATATDDLTVHATLRITPHLGSSHPNHPRSHQAPATSLAQEGAA; encoded by the coding sequence GTGACGCAAGAAGAGCAGGATTTCGCCGGAGCTGAGGTGGTGTCTGATGCGCGGCGGGTTGTGGGATATCTGGTGCGTCCCGAGTCCGACGAGTACATCGCGATCATGGATGTGCTTGAAGGATCGGTGACCGACCTGACGGCAGCTGAGGTGACGGCAGCGCTGTCGGCTGCGGGAGTTCGCCTGGATACGCGTGTGGTGGAGACGCGCCTGAACGCGCTCCACGCTCTGGGCGCGGTCTCGCCGCGTTCGGATCACAGCAACGCGCGCCGGTATGTGGAGATCCTGGCGCGGAACTGGCGCTACACCGCCAGCCCCGCAGGCCGACACGTCCAGCGCTTCTACCGGCAGGTCCTGGCCGGGACGGCGACGGTGCGGGAGATCCCGATCGCGTCGCTGAACCGGATCGTCACCCACCTGGAATCCCTCGCCGCCTCACTGGGGGAGAGGGAGCCTGTCATCGGCGGCCTGGACCGTGCGTGCGTGGATGCGGTGGGTGCGGTGTTCACCAGCCATGACGACCTGGATGCTGCCCTGGTCGGTGCTGAGGATGCGCTGATGGCGCTGGCCGACCGGTTCGACCTGGACGAGGAACGCACCGGGGACCTCAAGGGTTTGTTGGTCGACTATGCCACCCGTGTCGCGGCCGAACTCGACTCCGGTTCCGCCCGCGCCGCAGCGGCCCTGACGGTTCTCGTGCGGTGGTTCGGTCCGTTGTCCCAGGCGTCGGTGGATGCCTCCCAGGCCCGTGACCTCATCGCCGCCGGAGCGCTCACCGCCTCCCGCGGCGGCCGCACCGAGGACTGGGAGGGCCTGCGGGCGTGGTTCGACGTCCGTACCGGTCGGGCGGCACGGTTCTCGCTGCGCCTGGTGCGGACGTTGCCGAGCATGCACGCCAACCTGCGCCGGCTGCACTCGTCCGCGGGTACGGCCTCCAGCCGTACCCGCGCCTTGTCTCTGGCCCGGGCGGTGCTGACTCCCGAGGTGGGGGTGCAGATCTTCCAGGCCGCGGTGGGCGACCATGCCTGGCGCAAGCTCTACGGCCAGGCCGACGAGGACGAAGCCGGCCGCAACCCGTCCTGGCGTGGTGGCCCCCAGGTGCCGGTGCCGACGCTGCTGCGCACCACCGGCCGCTCCGGCCCGCGCGGGCGGGGCGGAGCTCCGCGCGATGACACGGCGGTCAGGGCCCGGGTCGCCGCAGCCCGGGCGCAGCGCCAGGCAGAGCACTCGGCAGCAGTGGCCGCGGTGCTGGCTGCGGTACCCGGCCAGCTGCTGGACGAGGCCGCAGCCCGGGTGGCACTGGCCGCCCTCATGGCTGCCGCCCGCGCAGGCGCAACGGGCCCGTCACGCACGGGAACCAGCGGGGGACTGGCCTGCACCCTGGTCCACACCGGCACCACCGCCGGCACGATACAGGCCCCCACCTGGCGGGTCCTTGTGCCCGACCGCATTCCCCTGTTCCACCAGCCCGGCCGCCGCCCCTCCCGGACCGCCATGGAAGCGGTCGCCGGTGCCACCGCAACCGACGACCTGACAGTGCACGCCACGCTGCGGATCACCCCCCACCTGGGCTCGAGCCATCCGAATCACCCACGGAGTCATCAAGCACCCGCTACCAGCCTGGCGCAGGAAGGCGCAGCATGA
- a CDS encoding DUF2398 family protein yields the protein MNQETHRESAESATDPATGSPDTSRRRRAWRPEADTEAASLLRRLAATPWLVGGRDDELIAAVRRNESALRSAVARLGWVLVIERNLVRLRKSAPPRPTVWARQGPSPAACSWFFLLVAAAESMPPRTGLGQLVTAARSAAAEAGLPQRGDLGERRAIVAALRMLDERGVVERLDGNLDGYLHDEQAPVLLAIHHTRLAHVVANPGTVDPATDPHGWLEQVQREPDAARRMRRALVDDTCVHTALLDDAEAQWLSQRVRGDDGAPLATAFGLSLERRSEGAAFVVPDESFRHFRELGPMPFPVPGTIAHAALLLIDHAAVHGAAGNGPGPGWRGMTHQDVVAALMHFADNKALGKGGWGAEYVSDPALLAERVADLLTGTNLVHLVHADHPVDDAAGPLWWFAPATGRWAEEGSAAPKTTRPRSPAVPAAQRLPGTGGPATPARQNPDLFGTFATDQHKDKELR from the coding sequence ATGAACCAGGAGACCCACCGGGAATCCGCCGAATCTGCCACCGACCCCGCGACGGGCTCGCCGGACACGTCGCGGCGCCGCAGGGCCTGGAGGCCCGAGGCCGATACCGAAGCAGCATCGCTGCTGCGCCGTCTGGCGGCCACACCCTGGCTGGTCGGCGGCCGCGACGACGAACTGATCGCCGCGGTGCGCCGCAACGAGAGTGCGCTGCGCTCCGCTGTCGCCCGGCTGGGGTGGGTCCTGGTCATCGAACGGAACCTGGTGCGGCTGCGCAAGAGCGCTCCGCCGCGCCCGACGGTGTGGGCGCGCCAGGGCCCGAGCCCGGCGGCCTGCTCCTGGTTCTTCCTGCTGGTTGCGGCAGCCGAGTCGATGCCGCCCCGGACCGGGCTCGGACAGTTGGTCACCGCCGCCCGCTCAGCGGCAGCCGAGGCCGGCCTGCCGCAGCGGGGCGACCTGGGCGAGCGGCGTGCGATCGTGGCCGCGCTGCGCATGCTCGACGAACGCGGAGTGGTGGAGCGTCTGGACGGAAACCTGGATGGATACCTCCACGATGAGCAGGCCCCGGTCCTGCTTGCTATCCACCACACCCGGCTGGCCCATGTGGTCGCCAACCCCGGCACTGTCGATCCCGCGACTGACCCCCACGGGTGGCTCGAGCAGGTGCAGCGGGAGCCGGACGCAGCCCGTCGGATGCGCCGTGCGCTGGTGGACGACACCTGCGTGCACACCGCGCTGCTGGACGATGCCGAAGCGCAGTGGCTGAGCCAGCGGGTCCGGGGCGACGACGGCGCCCCCTTGGCGACCGCCTTCGGGCTGAGCCTGGAGCGCCGCAGCGAAGGCGCGGCCTTCGTCGTGCCGGACGAGTCCTTCCGCCACTTCCGCGAGCTCGGCCCGATGCCTTTTCCCGTCCCCGGCACGATTGCGCACGCCGCGCTCCTCCTGATCGACCACGCCGCCGTCCACGGCGCCGCCGGTAACGGTCCCGGACCGGGATGGCGCGGCATGACGCATCAGGACGTGGTTGCCGCACTGATGCACTTCGCCGATAACAAAGCCTTAGGCAAGGGCGGTTGGGGCGCGGAGTACGTATCCGACCCGGCCCTGCTGGCGGAGCGGGTCGCAGACCTGCTGACCGGCACCAACCTGGTCCACCTCGTCCATGCCGACCATCCCGTCGACGACGCGGCCGGCCCGCTGTGGTGGTTCGCTCCCGCCACCGGCCGTTGGGCAGAGGAAGGCAGCGCTGCCCCCAAAACCACCCGCCCCCGCTCTCCGGCAGTGCCGGCGGCCCAACGCCTCCCGGGCACGGGCGGGCCAGCCACACCCGCTCGCCAGAACCCGGACTTGTTCGGCACCTTCGCGACCGATCAGCACAAAGACAAGGAACTGCGGTGA